Proteins found in one Parasteatoda tepidariorum isolate YZ-2023 chromosome 7, CAS_Ptep_4.0, whole genome shotgun sequence genomic segment:
- the LOC107441679 gene encoding glutamate receptor 3-like, which translates to MLRIAILPTGSTLINETNGEIKVIGGYESSLLDILIQGLKMPYKLYVPKEKTWGAKTPDGNWTGLMGMIHRKEVDIALSSMFITESRQEIVDFSFPCTFHTITFATKLPATISKGDAFFMPFSLMLWLCIGFTFILFFVFMRLYPPNKSTFQEDIFNMIGIFLHQPGWFEVQTTDARFLQLSWMLFSLFISFSYTVLLLSFMTLPTREIGIRTINQLAKAVSEGRYKVVTIKGSSIAFTLAESGKKRDEIIGKKIIKSKWFVEPQKLDLVKYINKNKVKTAFVTSKHNLHLQYQDSFYVSKDSFFMAPSAIAMINGFPLRHKVNSLILRGAASGVYDKTYNEYVFRKRLKSSDDDDSDSDKQLGLNDLYGLFVLLVFGNILAAIVCLFERISYRKRQKSKEKISKKCKKVSKKLKQKKIVLILR; encoded by the coding sequence ATGCTCCGGATTGCTATCTTACCAACAGGATccactttaataaatgaaacCAATGGTGAAATTAAAGTGATTGGAGGGTACGAATCTTCTCTCTTGGATATTCTTATACAAGGTTTAAAAATGCCATATAAACTTTACGTACCCAAAGAAAAAACATGGGGTGCTAAAACTCCAGATGGAAATTGGACAGGATTGATGGGAATGATCCATCGAAAAGAAGTAGACATAGCATTAAGCTCAATGTTCATAACCGAATCCAGGCAAGAAATCGTAGACTTCAGTTTCCCGTGCACTTTCCACACTATAACATTTGCCACGAAGCTCCCAGCAACTATTTCGAAAGGAGACGCTTTCTTTATGCCGTTTTCATTGATGCTGTGGCTTTGTATAGGATTTACATTTATACTGTTTTTCGTGTTCATGCGTTTATATCCACCAAATAAAAGTACATTCCAGGAGgatatttttaacatgattGGAATCTTCTTGCACCAACCAGGCTGGTTTGAAGTCCAGACCACAGATGCCAGATTTCTTCAGTTGTCTTGGATgctattttcactatttatttcGTTCAGCTATACAGTGCTTCTGTTATCTTTCATGACGCTGCCGACTCGAGAAATCGGTATTCGCACCATTAATCAACTAGCAAAAGCAGTAAGCGAAGGGCGTTACAAAGTCGTGACCATCAAAGGATCCAGCATAGCTTTTACTTTGGCTGAAAGCGGGAAAAAACGGGATGAGATAATTGgcaagaaaatcataaaaagtaaatggTTTGTCGAACCACAAAAATTGGACTTAGTGaagtatatcaataaaaataaagttaaaactgctTTTGTAACATCAAAGCATAATCTTCATCTTCAATATCAAGATAGTTTCTACGTTTCTAAAGATTCTTTCTTTATGGCTCCATCTGCAATTGCAATGATTAACGGTTTTCCTCTGCGACATAAAGTAAATAGCCTGATATTAAGAGGAGCGGCTTCTGGAGTCTATGATAAAACATACAACGAATACGTTTTCCGGAAAAGGTTAAAAAGTTCAGATGATGATGATTCAGATTCTGATAAGCAACTTGGATTGAACGATCTATACggactttttgttcttttagttTTCGGTAACATTTTAGCTGCCATTGTTTGTCTATTTGAACGTATAAGTTATAGAAAAAGGCAGAagagcaaagaaaaaatttcgaagaagtgtaaaaaagtttcaaagaagttaaaacagaaaaagataGTTTTAATCTTACgttga